Within the Nicotiana tabacum cultivar K326 chromosome 11, ASM71507v2, whole genome shotgun sequence genome, the region GTATAAATTTCAAAATTACCATATAAGTACTTTTaaggtaaaataaaaataaaaatggcaaGTGCTCAATACAATGCTGGTGAATCCCATGGCCAAGCTCAGGTAAAAAAGAATTgtactctctctcttttttcttcttgttttgaaGGAAAAATCACTTAGCGTCGGTGGGTTCGAAACTCGATGGATAATGAATTTGTTCCTTGATCTTTCTCCATTTAAACATCAGGTTTTTGTCTGCAACTAGATCCGAACCCAAAATGTGCGTCCAACCCACACATTACGTGTCGTGCTCTTACCACTAGATCGAAGGGGAGCCAtagagcaacggtaaagttgtcttcaTGTGACCTATAAATCACGGGTTCGAATTGTGAAGCAGGcattaatgcttgcattaagGTAGATTGTCTATATTACACCTCTTGGGGTGCGACCCTTTCGCAAATCCTGCGTGAACGCAAAATACCTTGTGCACCAGGCTGCCCTGCTCTTATCACTAGATCAAAGTCATGGGACAAATTTTTTGTACTCCCTTTATTCAAAATACAATTAATTGTTGATAttcagttatttatttatttttatttttagagataaaaaatgtatttatttattttcaccTATTAAAAGGCCAACACAGAGCAGTGGGTAGATTCAGGCAAGAGTATAGCAAATTCTGCTGTAGACAAAGCTGAAAATGCTACACAAAGAGCTAGTGAGACAGCTGAACAAAACAAGGACCAAAATTCTGGATTTCTTCAGCAGGTAACTCTGTTTGTTTTTATATTCAATTGtttgcttattttttaaaagagttttaatttttatataccAATTAGGTCATTTTAAAGGTAATTGCACTTTAATAATTTCTGATTTCTAGTGGACATCTTAGTAGGATTCAAACTTAGCTGAAGTTCTGATCATCTATCTGGGAAAAAAAGAACGAACGGATGCTATAGGATGCATGTAACTTTATTTAACAAGCACTGagtgttggccggtaaagaattCACACATCCAAaaaatgaaagtagcagagatgaggatgttgaggtggatgtgcgggcatacaaggatggataagattaggaatgaagatattcgagagaaggtgtgCGTGGCCCcccgacaagatgcgggaagtaagactcagatggttcgggcacattcagaggaggagcactgatgcaccggtgaggaggtgtgagcgactggctgtaatgggcacgcggagaggtagagagcgacctaagaagt harbors:
- the LOC107782770 gene encoding late embryogenesis abundant protein 1-like encodes the protein MASAQYNAGESHGQAQANTEQWVDSGKSIANSAVDKAENATQRASETAEQNKDQNSGFLQQTGEQMIHMAQGAIDGVKNTLGMGSDKKQREN